The Methanobacteriaceae archaeon genomic interval GAGTCCTGTTTTATCCATTTTAATGACACCTAGAATAAATTAATTAGAAAAATATTAAAAAAATTAAAAATTAGTTAAAGATAAACAATGAAAAGTTTATTCCGTAACCATCTTCCTAGCAGCCCTTAAAAGTAATTTTTGCTCTCCACGGGCCACAGTCCTTCTGACGTCAGCTACAGCATCCGTATTTGCAGATACACTGTCAATTCCAAGCTCTACCAGTTTTTCTACAATTTTAGGCATACTTCCAGCCTGGCCACAAATACTGGTTTTGACTCCAGCGGCATTACATTTCTTAATAACTCTTTCAATGAGTTTTAAAACTGCAGGGTGTCCTTCAGTGTATAAGCCTGCTACGTGCTCATTGTTTCTGTCAATGGCCAGAGTGTATTGGGTTAAATCATTAGTTCCAAAGCTTACAAAGTCAAGTCCCACATCAATGAAGTCTTCAATTATAAGAGCTGCTGCAGGAGTTTCTACCATGATTCCAAACTCTATATCCTTATGAGGTTTCAATCCAACTTCCTCGGCAATTTGCTTGGCCTTTTTAAGCTCGTCAGGGTGCTGTACTAAAGGTACCATAATACCAATATTGGTGTAGCCCTGTTCGTGAAGTTTTTTAATGGCATTGAATTCAGCTTTTAAGATTTCTGGTTCGTCCAGTTCCCTTCTGATTCCTCTCCAGCCCAGCATAGGGTTGTGTTCATAAGGTTCGTCTTGGCCACCATCTAATGTTTTAAATTCATCTGTTGGGGCATCCAGAGTTCGGTACCATACTGGTCGAGGATAAAATGCATCAGCTACTTTTAGAATATTTTCTACCAGTATTTTTACCAAATCATCTTCTCTTCCATCTGTAATGAACTTTTTAGGGTGGACTCCAGAGGTTAACATCATGTGTTCTGTTCGCAGTAAGCCCACACCGTCTGCTCCTGTAGCTGCTGCCTTTTGAGCCGCTTCAACCATACTTACATTGACTTTTACCTCAGTGACAGTTAATACTGGTGCTTCAGCAAATGTTTGTGTATCTTCCACTTTTTTCTCAGAAACTTTGAGTATTCCTTCGTAAATAATTCCCTTTTTACCATCCAGAGTAACTAATTGATTTTCATCAAGGGTTTTAGAAGCATCCGATGTCCCTACCACACAAGGTATTCCCAATTCCCTGGAAACAATAGCAGCGTGACAGGTTACTCCACCCTCATCGGTGATAATCCCACTGGCACGTTTCATGGCCGGAACCATGTCCGGAGTGGTCATAACAGTAACCAGAACGTCACCTTCATGAATTTTGTCCAGCTCATCAATATCATTAACTATTTTTACCGCACCAGAAGCCATACCCGGACTGGCGCCTAATCCCTTAGTTATTACTATTCTCTCTCTTTCTTCTGCATCTTGAGATTCGCTATGGTTTCCACCTAAAGTAGTAACTGGTCTGGACTGGAGCATGAATAGTTCACCATCTTTAAAAGCCCATTCAGTATCTTGTGGGAATTCATAGTGGTCGTGTATCCTTTTACCCATTTCAGTTAGAGTTTCCAGTTCATCTTCATTTAAAACCCGCTTGTTTTTCAAATCAGTGGGAACTTCTGTTTTAATGGTCTTTCCAGCCTTAGGGTCTTTTTTGAACATTACATTTTTCTCACTGATGGTAACTTCCAGAATTTCACCGGTAGCTTTGTCCACCCAGTAAGTGTCAGGAGTAACAGTTCCAGAAACTACAGCTTCACCTAATCCCCAAGAACCTTCAATAAGAATCTTTTCTTCACCAGTAGAAGGATGTACCGTGAACATTACACCTGCTTTTTCAGCTTCCACCATTTCTTGAACTACTACTGCAATATATACCTTGGAGTGATCAAAATTATTTTCTTCTCTGTAGAAAATTGCTCTTGCTTCAAAAAGAGATGCCCAACATTTTTGCACATATTCTAAGACATCTTGTGGGCCTTTAATATTAAGAAAAGTATCTTGCTGTCCTGCGAAAGAGGCTTCAGGTAAATCTTCTGCTGTGGCAGATGAACGAATGGCCACAAAAACATTTTCAGTACCAATACGTTGGCAAAGTGCATTGTAAGCTTCTATAATCAACGTTTTAATGTCTTCAGGAACTTCGGTTTCAATAATGATTTTTTTAATATTTTTAGCGGCTTCCTGGAGTTTTTTATTGTTATTAACATCCAGAGAGTCTAAAAAGCCCATTACTTCACCATAAATCCCTGTTTCTCTCAT includes:
- the ppsA gene encoding phosphoenolpyruvate synthase, which produces MYVAFFEDLNKEDVDIAGGKGANLGELTQAGIPVPPGFVVTSETYDKFMRETGIYGEVMGFLDSLDVNNNKKLQEAAKNIKKIIIETEVPEDIKTLIIEAYNALCQRIGTENVFVAIRSSATAEDLPEASFAGQQDTFLNIKGPQDVLEYVQKCWASLFEARAIFYREENNFDHSKVYIAVVVQEMVEAEKAGVMFTVHPSTGEEKILIEGSWGLGEAVVSGTVTPDTYWVDKATGEILEVTISEKNVMFKKDPKAGKTIKTEVPTDLKNKRVLNEDELETLTEMGKRIHDHYEFPQDTEWAFKDGELFMLQSRPVTTLGGNHSESQDAEERERIVITKGLGASPGMASGAVKIVNDIDELDKIHEGDVLVTVMTTPDMVPAMKRASGIITDEGGVTCHAAIVSRELGIPCVVGTSDASKTLDENQLVTLDGKKGIIYEGILKVSEKKVEDTQTFAEAPVLTVTEVKVNVSMVEAAQKAAATGADGVGLLRTEHMMLTSGVHPKKFITDGREDDLVKILVENILKVADAFYPRPVWYRTLDAPTDEFKTLDGGQDEPYEHNPMLGWRGIRRELDEPEILKAEFNAIKKLHEQGYTNIGIMVPLVQHPDELKKAKQIAEEVGLKPHKDIEFGIMVETPAAALIIEDFIDVGLDFVSFGTNDLTQYTLAIDRNNEHVAGLYTEGHPAVLKLIERVIKKCNAAGVKTSICGQAGSMPKIVEKLVELGIDSVSANTDAVADVRRTVARGEQKLLLRAARKMVTE